Proteins from a single region of Luteolibacter sp. Y139:
- a CDS encoding lipid A deacylase LpxR family protein, with product MKQRSRTLPMSSAITLLALSFSTVAHADRKSPLPDWGEGYLTFYLDNDLFAHTDRDYTNGARLSWISDDREIKDLGSVQRLLRSFSGDEDSFQLFQKLTGFKDFEKVRYNYGFSLTQLMYTPEQAAPYVQPPGERRYAGWAALGFSLHAKDENVLNSVELLLGTTGSNSLAENAQDFIHSIRGFDKFNGWDYQIPNEITADLSFVQKRRSNLLRDDQGVFQMDGLTEWGGRLGTFRTAAHVGTFFRAGYHLPPDFSDPRLSETAYSNLYFRGADDYPGHWSIYALFGGTARAIAYDATLDGPMFHDFDTGSTREPFVAEVFCGAGIRYRQAELSYVHTWRTQEYEQQREQFASFGSVAVRVRF from the coding sequence ATGAAGCAAAGAAGCCGGACCCTTCCGATGAGCAGCGCCATCACGCTGCTGGCCCTCTCCTTCTCCACCGTCGCCCACGCCGACCGCAAGAGTCCCCTGCCCGACTGGGGCGAAGGCTACCTGACCTTCTATTTGGACAATGACCTCTTCGCCCACACCGACCGCGACTACACGAATGGCGCCCGCCTCTCGTGGATCTCGGACGACCGGGAAATCAAGGACCTCGGCTCCGTCCAGCGCCTGCTGAGATCGTTCTCGGGCGATGAAGACAGCTTCCAGCTCTTCCAGAAGCTCACCGGCTTCAAGGACTTCGAGAAGGTCCGCTACAACTACGGCTTCTCCCTCACCCAGCTCATGTACACCCCGGAACAGGCCGCACCCTACGTGCAGCCGCCAGGGGAACGCCGCTACGCCGGCTGGGCCGCCCTCGGCTTCTCCCTTCATGCCAAGGACGAGAACGTCCTGAACTCGGTGGAACTGCTGCTCGGCACCACCGGCTCGAATTCGCTGGCGGAGAATGCCCAGGACTTCATCCACAGCATCCGCGGCTTCGATAAGTTCAATGGCTGGGACTACCAGATCCCCAACGAGATCACCGCCGACCTCAGCTTCGTCCAAAAGCGCCGCTCGAACCTGCTCAGGGACGACCAGGGAGTATTCCAAATGGACGGCCTCACCGAGTGGGGCGGACGCCTCGGCACCTTCCGCACCGCCGCCCACGTCGGCACCTTCTTCCGCGCCGGCTATCATCTGCCGCCGGACTTTTCCGATCCCCGGCTCTCGGAAACCGCCTACTCGAACCTCTATTTCCGCGGTGCCGACGACTACCCCGGCCACTGGTCCATCTATGCGCTCTTCGGCGGCACCGCCCGGGCGATCGCCTACGATGCCACGCTCGATGGGCCCATGTTTCATGACTTCGACACCGGCAGCACCCGCGAGCCCTTCGTGGCGGAGGTCTTCTGCGGCGCTGGCATCCGCTACCGGCAGGCGGAGCTGAGCTACGTTCACACGTGGCGCACGCAGGAATACGAGCAGCAGCGCGAACAGTTCGCGAGCTTCGGCTCCGTGGCGGTGCGCGTGCGATTCTGA